The following is a genomic window from Hymenobacter sp. APR13.
AAAAACAACGTGTACCCCATGCCCAAAGACGCCCACGGCCGCGACGCCGTGCTCGTCGGCCGCCTCCGCCGCGACGAAACCCAGCCCCGCACCCTCAACCTGTGGGTGGTGGCCGACAACCTGCGCAAAGGCGCCGCCACCAACGCCGTGCAGATTGCCGAGGCTATGCTGGAAATGGGCCTGCTGACGGCCTAGAACGGCCTTTTCAAGTAGTGAGCATTCAGGCTGTCATTGCCATAAAACCAGCCAATGACAGCCTGAATACTCGCTACCTATCACTCAACGCTTACCCGCTATATCATCTATCCGAGCTTATCCAACTTCCATGCATTCCGCAGTCCGTACCCTTGCTTTTATAGCCCTGTGCGGCCCGGTTTCGGCCGTGGCGCAAACCGCCTCCCCTACCCGCTCCGGTACTGAGCAGGTTACCAACAAAGTCTACACTTACGTGGAGCAGATGCCCGAATTTCCGGGCGGCCAGCCCGCCCTGTTCCGGACGCTGGGCCAGACGATAGTGTATCCGGCGGAGGCGCTGCAGCAGGGGCTGGAGGGCAAGGTCTTTGTGTCGTTTGTGGTGGCCGCGTCGGGGCAGGTGCAGGACGTGAAGGTGAGCAAGAGCGTGCACCCGCTGCTCGATGCCGAGGCGCTGCGGGCCGTGCAGGCCCTGCCGGCTTTTGTGCCGGGCAAGCAAAACGGCCGCCCGGTGGCAGTAGCCTACACACTGCCCATTGCGTTCAGGCTCCCGGCAGAGGCTGCGCCGGCAGCATCAGCCCCGGTGGAGCCTCTGCTCACGGGCCCGCGTCCGGCGGCTAAGGAAGGCCGTAGCCCGCGCCCGCAGGGCGGGCAGGAGGCGTTGGCCGAGTACCTGAAAACCGTTGCGTATCCCGAAGAAGCCCGGCAGGCTCAAGCCTCCGGGCTCATCGTGGTGGATGTAACCGTAGGTGCCGACGGTAAGGTGAGCAAAGTGGGCACCGACAACGGCATCGGCCTGCAGAACGGGCAGGCTACCCGCCTGATGCCCGCCCTGCGCTTCGCCGCCATCAGCCTGCTCAACGACGCTCCCACCTGGGTGCCGGGGCAGCTGAAGGGCAAAAACGTGTCCAGCAACATCCATATTCCGCTACAGTTTGATGCCGCCAGTGGCGCCGTGTCCATCGTGCCCGGGCTGCGGCTGTTTCCCGACGAAGGCCCTGTGGTACCGGGCGGGCCCGAAGCCCTGCTCAGAACCATGTCGCAGAGGCTGCAGTACCCCATGGAAGCCCTCCGCAACCAGCGGCAGGGCAAAGTGGTGCTGTTTCTGCAAGTCAGCGAAGAAGGCCGCCTGGAACAGCCGCTGGTGGTCGGGCCAGTGTTGCCGGAGCTTGATGCCGAAGCCTTGCGCGTAGCAACTCTGCTGCCACCTGTGTTTCCAGCGCTGGAGCAAGGCAAGCCGGTACGCAGCTACTATCTGCTACCGGTGGTATTCGAGATTCGGGAGTGACAAAAACACCTCAGCCATTCTTCTCAGCACACAAAAAAAGCTCTTCCGGATACCCGGAAGAGCTTTTTTGCTATTCAACTTTGAATCGAAACCAACCTACTTGGCCAGCTTCTTCTTCAGGTTCTCGTCCAGCGCAGCCAGGAACTCCTCGGTGTAGAGGTAGTCTTTGCCGTGCTCCACTTTGTTGCCGTGGATGCAGACGGCCAGGTCCTTGGTCATCTTGCCGCTTTCCACGGTTTCGATGCACACGGCTTCCAGCGCGTGGCAGAAGTCAATCAACTCCTGGTTGTTGTCCAGCTTGCCGCGGAACTCCAGGCCGCGCGTCCAGGCGAAGATGCTGGCGATGGGGTTGGTGGAGGTGGGCTTGCCTTTCTGATGGTCGCGGTAGTGGCGCGTTACGGTGCCGTGGGCAGCTTCGGCTTCCATCGTGCCTCCGTCGGGCGTCACCAGCACGGAGGTCATCAGGCCGAGCGAGCCGAAGCCCTGGGCCACGGTGTCGGACTGCACGTCGCCGTCGTAGTTTTTGCAGGCCCACACGAAGTTGCCGTTCCATTTCAGGGCCGAGGCCACCATGTCGTCGATCAGACGGTGCTCGTAGGTGATGCCGGCAGCCTGGAATTTGGCCAGGTAGTCCTGCTCATAAATCTCCTGGAAGATGTCCTTGAAGCGGCCATCGTACTTTTTCAGGATGGTGTTCTTGGTGCTCAGATACAGCGGCCAGCCCTTGCTCAGGGCCTGGTTGAAGCAGGCGTGGGCGAAGCCGCGGATGCTCTCGTCGGTGTTGTACATGGCCAAAGCCACGCCGTCGCCTTTGAAGTTGTACACCTCAAACGACTGCGCCTCGCCGCCGTCCTCGGGCTGGAAGGTCACGGTCAGCTTGCCTTTGCCTTTGGTTACGAAGTCGGTAGCGCGGTACTGGTCGCCGAAGGCGTGGCGGCCGATGCAGATCGGGGCCGTCCAGTTGGGCACGAGACGGGGCACGTTGCTCATCACAATCGGTTCGCGGAACACGGTGCCGTCGAGGATGTTGCGGATGGTGCCGTTCGGCGACTTCCACATCTGCTTCAGGTTGAACTCCTTCACGCGCTCCTCGTCGGGGGTGATGGTGGCGCACTTGATGCCCACGCCGTACTGCTTGATGGCGTTGGCGGCGTCGATGGTTACCTGGTCGTTGGTCTGGTCGCGGTACTCAATGCCCAGGTCGTAGTACTTGATGTCGAGCTCCAGATAAGGCGTAATCAGCTTGTCCTTGATGAACTTCCAGATGATGCGCGTCATTTCGTCGCCATCCAGCTCTACTACCGGGTTTGCTACTTTGATTTTGGTCATGGTCAGAGGGGAATTATGTGATAAACTTTTTCGCGGCCGGAGAGCCGTGGTGGGCGTTTGTGCAGCGCCGAAGCCAGCTAAGCCAGCTCCAGAAACTGCTGCGTCGGTCAGTAACCGCCCCGGGCGGTATTGGTTGCTGGCCGCCGCAAAGATATGGGCTGCCACGACGTACCGCGCCGGTGCCGGTCGGGCCGGCAAAACAGCCGGCGTTTCGGTTAGCTGAACACGCCGCCCGCAAAGTCCAGCACGGCGCGGCGCGTGAGGTCGGGCTCCTCGAAGAAGCCAAGGTGCCCAACGTCGCTCAGCAGCAGGGCGTGGCTCTGGTCCGGCAGCACCAGCTGGGGCAGCAGGCTGTCGGTGGGCACCGCCACGTCGTCTTTGCCGGCAATGAAGAGCACCGGAAACTTTGCGTTTTTCAGTACCTGCGTGCGGTCGGGGCGGTTTTTCATGGCTTCCAGGGCGCCCAGCACCGTGGCTTCGGGCGTGGCCCGGCCGATGTCTTCCAGAAACTCGCGCTGCTCCAGCAGCCGCTCGCGGTTGGCGGGCGCAAACAGCGGCCGGATAAACGACTCCATGAACTTCTCGACGCCGTGGCGGCGCACAAAGTCCATGTTTTTGTCGCGGTTCGCCTTTTTCTCGTCGGTATCGGGCAGGGCGGTGCTGTGGAACAGCACGAGGCCGGCCACCATTTCGGGGTAGCGCTCGGCAAAGGCCAGGGCCACGTAGCCGCCCATGCTGTGGCACACCAGCAGGGCGCGGTCGACGCTTTTCTGGCGCAGCTGCTCGGCCACGTAGCGGGCCTGCGCCTCCATGCTGTAGTCGCGGATATCATGCACGTTGGTGCCGTGGCCGGGCAGGTTCAGGGTCAGCAGGCGGTAGTCGTCGGGGAATTCGCGGGTGAATTCGGTCCATACCTCGCGCGACTCGCCAAAGCCGTGCAGGAACAGAATAGTGGGGTGAGAAGTCATAGAAGAATGCCGCCGCTTGCCAGCGGCCAAGTGGTTGTGGAGCGCACAAGTACGCACATTTACGCAGGTTGGCTGCGGCGCGCCTGTTGCCGAACCATAA
Proteins encoded in this region:
- a CDS encoding isocitrate dehydrogenase (NADP(+)) encodes the protein MTKIKVANPVVELDGDEMTRIIWKFIKDKLITPYLELDIKYYDLGIEYRDQTNDQVTIDAANAIKQYGVGIKCATITPDEERVKEFNLKQMWKSPNGTIRNILDGTVFREPIVMSNVPRLVPNWTAPICIGRHAFGDQYRATDFVTKGKGKLTVTFQPEDGGEAQSFEVYNFKGDGVALAMYNTDESIRGFAHACFNQALSKGWPLYLSTKNTILKKYDGRFKDIFQEIYEQDYLAKFQAAGITYEHRLIDDMVASALKWNGNFVWACKNYDGDVQSDTVAQGFGSLGLMTSVLVTPDGGTMEAEAAHGTVTRHYRDHQKGKPTSTNPIASIFAWTRGLEFRGKLDNNQELIDFCHALEAVCIETVESGKMTKDLAVCIHGNKVEHGKDYLYTEEFLAALDENLKKKLAK
- a CDS encoding TonB family protein, whose product is MHSAVRTLAFIALCGPVSAVAQTASPTRSGTEQVTNKVYTYVEQMPEFPGGQPALFRTLGQTIVYPAEALQQGLEGKVFVSFVVAASGQVQDVKVSKSVHPLLDAEALRAVQALPAFVPGKQNGRPVAVAYTLPIAFRLPAEAAPAASAPVEPLLTGPRPAAKEGRSPRPQGGQEALAEYLKTVAYPEEARQAQASGLIVVDVTVGADGKVSKVGTDNGIGLQNGQATRLMPALRFAAISLLNDAPTWVPGQLKGKNVSSNIHIPLQFDAASGAVSIVPGLRLFPDEGPVVPGGPEALLRTMSQRLQYPMEALRNQRQGKVVLFLQVSEEGRLEQPLVVGPVLPELDAEALRVATLLPPVFPALEQGKPVRSYYLLPVVFEIRE
- a CDS encoding alpha/beta fold hydrolase, with the translated sequence MTSHPTILFLHGFGESREVWTEFTREFPDDYRLLTLNLPGHGTNVHDIRDYSMEAQARYVAEQLRQKSVDRALLVCHSMGGYVALAFAERYPEMVAGLVLFHSTALPDTDEKKANRDKNMDFVRRHGVEKFMESFIRPLFAPANRERLLEQREFLEDIGRATPEATVLGALEAMKNRPDRTQVLKNAKFPVLFIAGKDDVAVPTDSLLPQLVLPDQSHALLLSDVGHLGFFEEPDLTRRAVLDFAGGVFS